A genomic window from Brassica oleracea var. oleracea cultivar TO1000 chromosome C8, BOL, whole genome shotgun sequence includes:
- the LOC106311309 gene encoding uncharacterized protein LOC106311309 codes for METISVNHSPGKQVSGLRPFKNPRRRSSRGKLSRSGGSLAPPINPTLSWGSSPAYPPYYSQPPLQRVNSSSLSLQQVNSSQPRVRSSTIPRAQARSTTFETQQKKVEYIETVPGLARTGSVPVQSNHPRDFPKGFDGYPGPAIMLLSPPPSSLPMPRFTIKQKLRCNAEAAGKVNDVAADNIRPVLQLR; via the coding sequence ATGGAAACAATATCTGTGAACCATTCACCGGGCAAACAAGTTTCGGGTTTGAGACCATTCAAGAACCCTAGAAGGAGGAGTTCTCGTGGTAAGCTTTCACGTTCCGGCGGAAGTTTGGCTCCTCCGATCAATCCAACGTTATCTTGGGGATCTTCACCAGCGTATCCTCCTTACTACTCGCAGCCTCCTCTTCAACGTGTCAACAGCTCTTCTCTCTCTCTCCAACAAGTCAACAGCTCTCAACCACGTGTCAGGAGCTCCACTATCCCGCGAGCTCAGGCAAGAAGTACAACGTTTGAAACACAGCAGAAGAAAGTAGAGTACATTGAAACCGTACCGGGACTAGCTAGAACCGGTTCGGTTCCGGTCCAGTCTAACCACCCGCGTGATTTCCCGAAAGGATTTGATGGTTATCCCGGTCCAGCGATCATGTTATTATCTCCTCCGCCGAGTAGTTTGCCCATGCCTAGGTTTACGATCAAACAGAAGCTCCGTTGCAACGCAGAAGCTGCCGGGAAAGTGAATGACGTAGCCGCCGATAACATACGGCCAGTTTTACAGCTCCGGTGA
- the LOC106310619 gene encoding synaptotagmin-2-like: protein MGIISTILGTFGFGFGTTIGILIGYYLFIYHQSTDVQDPEIKPLMELDSEAIAKMFPEIPLWVKNPDFDRIDWLNKLIGYMWPYLDKAISNMAKSIAKPIIAEQIPNYKIDSVEFEMLTLGSLPPTFQGMKVYATDDKELIMELSVKWAGNPNILVAAKAFGLKATVQVVDLQVYATPRITLKPLVPSFPCFANIFVSLMDKPQVDFGLKLLGADVMAIPGLYRFVQELIKDQVANMYLWPKTLCVQIMDPSTAMKKPVGLLNVNVIKAIKLKKKDFLGGSDPYVKLTLSGDRVPGKKTVVKHSNLNPEWNEEFDLVVKDPESQELHLIVYDWEQVGKHDKIGMNVIPLKDLTPEEPKLMTLELLKSMEPNEPVSEKSRGQLVVEVEYKPFKEDNIPDNLDDPNAVEKAPEGTPSGGGLLVVIVHEAEDLEGKYHTNPYVRLLFKGEERKTKRVKKNREPRWDEDFQFPLDEPPVNDKLHVEVISTSSRMGLIQSKEALGYVVINLADVVSNRRINDKYHLIDSKNGRVQIELQWRTSS from the exons ATGGGAATAATCAGCACAATATTGGGTACGTTTGGTTTCGGATTCGGAACGACGATCGGAATCTTGATCGGTTACTACTTGTTCATCTATCACCAATCTACCGATGTTCAG GATCCTGAGATAAAGCCATTGATGGAGTTAGATTCAGAAGCTATTGCAAAAATGTTCCCTGAAATACCTTTGTGGGTGAAAAATCCAGATTTTGATCGT ATTGACTGGCTTAACAAGCTCATTGGCTATATGTGGCCTTATCTAGACAAG GCTATTTCTAATATGGCAAAGTCTATTGCAAAACCAATTATTGCTGAACAAATTCCAAACTACAAAATAGATTCAGTTGAATTTGAAATGCTCACTTTGGGTTCACTACCACCAACTTTCCAAG GAATGAAAGTTTATGCAACTGATGACAAAGAGCTAATCATGGAGTTGTCAGTAAAGTGGGCTGGGAACCCCAATATACTTGTTGCAGCTAAAGCATTTGGGTTAAAAGCCACTGTCCAG GTGGTTGATTTGCAAGTCTATGCTACCCCAAGGATTACTTTGAAGCCATTGGTTCCATCCTTCCCCTGTTTTGCCAACATATTTGTCTCCCTTATGGATAAG CCACAAGTAGATTTTGGACTGAAGTTACTAGGTGCAGATGTGATGGCAATCCCTGGCTTGTACCGATTTGTCCAG GAACTCATTAAAGATCAGGTTGCTAACATGTACCTATGGCCAAAGACTTTGTGTGTACAGATCATGGATCCTTCTAC TGCAATGAAGAAGCCTGTTGGATTGCTTAACGTGAATGTCATAAAGGCAATAAAGCTTAAGAAGAAAGACTTTCTCGGTGGATCAGACCCTTATGTGAAACTAACACTCTCTGGAGACAGAGTTCCTGGTAAAAAGACAGTTGTTAAACACAGCAATCTAAACCCTGAGTGGAACGAAGAGTTCGATTTAGTTGTTAAAGATCCAGAGAGCCAAGAATTGCACCTCATTGTTTATGACTGGGAACAG GTTGGTAAACACGATAAGATAGGAATGAATGTGATTCCACTTAAAGACCTTACACCAGAGGAGCCAAAACTCATGACACTTGAGCTGTTGAAATCCATGGAACCAAACGAGCCAGTTAGCGAGAAATCGCGTGGACAGCTCGTTGTGGAAGTGGAGTATAAACCTTTTAAGGAAGATAACATTCCAGACAACTTAGATGATCCAAATGCAGTAGAGAAAGCACCAGAAGGCACACCTTCTGGTGGTGGATTGCTTGTGGTTATTGTTCACGAAGCTGAAGATTTAGAAGGCAAATATCACACGAATCCTTACGTTCGTTTGCTGTTTAAAGGAGAAGAACGTAAAACAAAG CGTGTGAAGAAGAATAGAGAGCCGAGATGGGATGAAGATTTTCAGTTTCCATTAGACGAGCCTCCCGTAAACGACAAGCTTCACGTTGAAGTCATAAGTACTTCTTCACGAATGGGGTTGATTCAATCTAAG GAAGCTCTTGGGTACGTAGTGATAAATCTTGCTGATGTGGTGAGTAATCGGAGAATCAACGATAAGTATCATCTGATTGATTCCAAGAATGGTCGGGTTCAGATTGAGCTTCAGTGGAGAACTTCTTCTTGA